The DNA region AAATGAGGGAGAGACATGGAGATAAATGTCTACAGCCCTGTTAAAATAAAAAGGAAATGCATACAACATAGATGCTAGTACATTTAATATTGTCTAGCAGTACATAAAAACAGTAGCGAAAGTCCAAATGATGGCTCAGCAGTAAGCATACAAACATGCATTAGCAGCAACAGACTATCAACTGATGTCCGTACTGATATTGTTCCTAAGCAAGATATAGTTTCAAACCAAAATTCACCAAGCATATCCATATAAATTATACCATTTGGGCTGATATCATGTGAGATTCAATCGATTAAATGAAATAGTTTTTTTTTCACAGAATTCAGGCTTTTTCATGCACTGTATTTACAAATGACAGGCTGGCAGCAAAGGGAAGCATGTAAGTACTCTTCCAGGGAACAGCATCATTAAGGCTCAACACCAAAGAACCACACGGTGAACATAGTTGTTGCAAATGCTTTCATCAATCACTCTTTGTTCACAAGTCTAGCATGCCCCAGATTAGTGACGAGTATATTTTCATATATCACTAAAATAATCGTTGGATGCATATTGTATATATTCTGGACAGATCTTTGATACTTATATTGACTATTAAACTGGTGAATCCATTGGGAATCATCAAAAGCCCCTTAGCAGCCAGGCACATCTTCATATATGTCCAACAAGAAGCACAATGAGTCTCAATTAGAATTTAAGAATTCAAAAGAAGATAGGTAACTTTCTTAAGTGTTTAATGTGAAATTCAGGGTACAAGGATCAGAAAGGTTGAGACCTACCACCTGGTGATGTCTGAGATGCTGCTATCAATGGTGAAATAAAGGTGCTGTGTCTAGAAAGTAGAAACAAAAAAAGGTTTTTGCAGCCTTTCCAATTGGTTTTTGGCCCACAACATTTCATATATCTATTATGAACGAATAACCTGCTTGCAAGAAGTATTTCCCAAGCTTTTTCAAGATTGTGGTCATTAGTAGTTAAGCTGCTATGGTTCTGTAAGCTTGACAAACATTATTGAAAAGTCCATAAAAATGACAATTCTGTAAACTATAAAATGTAGCACATCAAACATGGAACAGTAATGGCATTATTCATTTCCATGTCTTTTCAGTTGTTCAGTGATAGCCAGAAAAGAGGCGTTAAAACTTATGCATATATATCAAACATCCAAGGCACAATATACACAGTAGCTATTCCCCATCAAACAGTGGAGATGAGAATTGATAATATCATATATCAATAGAATGTGAATATGTGCTTGCATAACATAGACTGGGCAGAATTGCAGAAAGACAAAACACTAAACATACTATAACTAAGAATGGAGAAAGATACATCCATACCTGTGATCCTATCTGTGAGCCCAAGATCCTTGCAAAAGTTGACAGTGTTTTTCTTATTATTTTTATGATGGACCATAGCAAAGATACGGATGATCTCATGAATATGGAATTCAGATACAATATCATAAGATATGAGGAAGTGGAGAAAGCCCCAAGCAGCCAGCAGATCAAGTTCCCCACGAGAACCCTTCCTGTCGATCATTTTCTTCCAATCTTTTGCCACCAGCATGGCCTCCTTTATTGTGTCTGTAGAAGGTTTGGCAGATGCCATAGACAACCAACGAATCAGCCTGGCACATTTCAACCAGACCTTGGCAAACTTGAACTTCTTGCTGGATAGGAATATCTTGACCACTTGGAGAACAAGTGCCGCTGGATCTGGGGCATGGTGCAATGCATCCAGAAACTTTTTCTTGAGGATGCCACTGACACAGATCACGAACTGGGCCAGCATCCCTGCGTCCATTCTCTCACATGCCGCTATAAGATCCTTCCTCCCACATGGAGGAAGCCGTCCAAGCTGTTCTACAACCATCTCCTCTTCGGTATCCTGCTCCTCTTCTTTGTCATCCTGCACATCCTCGTCGACCTCCTGCATCTCCCCTTCAGCCTCATTGTCCTGCCCTGCAGATAGCTGGGTAGCCACTGCCTCCTCATCGGCATCCTGCTCCTCACCCATGCCGCCCTCATTGTCGTCCTTGGCCTGATTGCCGATGTTGGCATCCTGCACCACTTCCTTGGCCTCCTCCTTCACCtcttcctccacctcctcctcttcttcctcttcctcttcctccacctcctcctcctcttcttcctccacttcttccaccaccacctcctccacttcttcctcctcctcctccacttcttcctcctctttAGCCCCTTCCTGGTTCTTACCAGCGTGGGCAGGGCGGGCGGCCTCGAGGACCCTCAGCTGTCGGAACCGGCGCGAGATGGAGGAGTGGATGGAGGAGACGTGGGCTTCGAGTTCCTCCCATGAGAAGGGGAGCGGGTAGGGCGAGCAGGCGGCGAGGCGGTCGAAGGCCTCGCGCAGGGCTTCCTTCTTCGCGGGGAGCTCGGCGATGGCCGCCTCCAGGCCCTCCGTCGGCAtcatcgccggcgccgccatcCCCAGGGCTGGGTCGGGAGCGAAATCTACAGCATCAAAGACTTCCCCGGAGGGGGCGTCTATTCCGCATCAGCAGCGCACGCCGCTCGCCTTGCCACGCTAGCACAGCAGCGGTGGATGTTTTGCACGGCAGCGCTTGGGCGGCTGGGccggcccctccgccgccggagcTGATCTTAgacttttttttcaaaaaagagattaaaaaaaactaaaattcgaaaaaggggtgccagttgggaaaatttagagaaatgggtgcctcccacccgctgaacgggcgggacgcgtggggccggggacatcccgcccacccagcgggcgggatgtcccccgaGAGCCTCTTTGCAAACAATttcttcgcgaagaggtccctaggagcgcatcccgcccaaccaaagggcaGGATGTTGTGCtcaggggcatcccgccctttggtagggcgggaggtccccccacAGGCTATATAAGCCGCAACCAGCCCCAAAAAtgccattttatccagcaaaaatcagaaaaaagagaaagagagaagaggaagagagaagaggaagcggcgaatcCCTGTAGTCGAttttgaggtatattctcattctagccaTATAaatacttgaaaataactataatttaggaaatatttcttagagtagttatgttttgaatagtttttagtattttcatttgtttttagtataatttataatctgaatagtttagaatctgtaaaatataatctgagagtcgctaaaatttaggatcgtcgttcgttgtgtattaatatgtagtataacaagtttattaatgattgacagatatgtcttccgagaagggtattttcagtatatattacggagaaggaaatgtgatttatgggccgaatggggtagatttaagtgaattcaactgtgcggtcagaggaattaccagaccgcacgagaggacatttgaatccctatgcaactggttaacgaggggattaaggattaatcaggagacacacactgtgagtgttcaatgcgtcataaatcataccactcacgctttgatctgggagcttatgccacttgcaagcaacgaggactggttaacttatctgcaaaatgcaagtcattggcagtggGCACTgatactccttgtcagtgtgcaccaaaaccctttgataaacattgaagctgctccgggggatgaaaatattgatgaagaagctGAGGaagcaaacattgaggcaggtggcaccacagcacctcaatgcgtggctgatgagggggagaacataccctttattgttgaacagctgcaatacgaagaacgtgaattggatgaagcaattaatgtcgattcgtctgatgatgacgatgatgtgcctcaagattgggtaagcagcgacttcagtcatcttgtcgtagatgacggatgtagctggccttcggattgcagggagaatgaaattatccagggtgcaagataccactcaattgaagaggtgaaggaagctgttaagtgctggtctctctctcttatgcgagagtttaagacagtcgagtgcaaatctcgtaagtacgatgtggtatgtgtgaaggatggctgtccatggcgggtgcatgcctataagggtaaatggaaagattattggaaatgctccattgtcactcagcacacttgtcatttgcctggggtgcagaagagccatcgcaacctcacgtcgcaatacatcgcaaatgagatgtacgggacgatAGTAGAGAACTTGTtatatgaaccaaagtctattatcaggtacattcaggaaaagtacaagtataccatctcatacagtaaggcgtggagtgcaaaacaaaaggtgttggagatgaggtttggtacgttcgaggctgcatatgataatgttctCGAATactggccgtcctatgtcagagaaatcctgaaagctactatgacctaaaaactctagacagaggagaaggtccgccccacatattgcagcgggtcttttttagcttgggtccatgcattaacgtaTTCCATCACTGCCAgcctatcctgtgcatcgacgggacctttctcactagaaagtatagattgcaaatgctgacagctattggagtggatggaaacaatcaattgctgcatgttgcttttgcttttgttgagagtgagaacacagacagttggtattggtttctggaacgggttgagcttgcagtcgttcgggatagggaagatgtctgcctgattcatgatcgtcacgccggcatactgagggcaattctagatttgcagcaggggtgtgtggagaccggagagccgtccaagtggcgtgatattcgcagtaggtggtgcatgaggcatatcggtgcaaactttttcaggcaattcaagaacaagcaccttatggatatgttcaagaggctatgcaagtaaacgaatcagcaaaaatttaataAGCAGTGGctgaaacttgatgaactgaccgggaagaaaagagccgaggacgcatcaaaaaacataactgcacaggatgaagcagaggctttgtgccctttgccaacagatactgcacgtactcgcagaaggtctgggtcagcggtgaaaaaattttctgaatggattgagaatgaacctaaggagaagtgggcgttactttatgatatcgatggtgcaaggtacggtataatgaccaccaacttcgccgaagtttacaattgggtgctgcgaggtgttcgagggcttccactggttgcaattgttgaattcattgtccgcgggtgtaccgattactttcgggagcggttcactaaaaatcaggtattcatgtGAGATTCAGACAaaaattttggattcaaggtaacagaatatataactaagaaggcagaaagcgcccggctacaccatgtacggcaatgtggaacacaggagctcaagtttgaggaaTCTCCTAAAGACagggcgcgacatggcatgagacgtcaaactcctgtaaaggagtgcattctcaagtttgatggaacttgttgttgctcaggCATGAGGCCCAAAttgctgcacttaccttgttctcatgtaatggctatttgtgcggatattggacatcctgtcgatatatatgtttcacattacttcagaaaggagacaattgctagcacctggcagtatgagatctatgggttccgtttagttggatcgttcactgagacagcaaatcctgttatatatattccagacccaaaatcatcacgggttaagagagggcgccgtcagtcacggcgtattcgtaatgatatggatgagtcagagctccgtccgacgatacaacgctgcagtgcatgtaatcagattggacacacgtataaacgttgtccaaccaatgatgctggccccagttgtgctgaagctggccctacaggtgatgctacagatggaagacctccggttgcatcaagaagtgggagacgtcgccgatcgagtgctagtacgtcatcaggcatcatttagttgtaattttatttaaacgttgtttgctcatatataatatttgctgcgttgagattctatcagacctggatgcgtatttgtaatatttgccgcattgactgaagacacaatatttggattcatgtatttgtaatatttgtaatgttcattattatattattttatttttaatggcttcatgtattgtactatcgtaatatttagattctacgttgcaaacgttatcgtttaactatcttcgtacgagttttagataccgtaatcttcttcgtaaaattgaattaaaattttatatgcatacataagagtatggcgaataaatcttatatttgaaaaaactctgaatttcaaatagtttctgaaacaaaaaatctaagaaaaaatataacaaaaatggaccaggagcatcccgcccactggccgggcggtaggcatcccgcccagtggccgggcgggaggcctgcttcagggacctcttcgcaaataagaaaagttttttTTGAGCCTCCCGCCctatggttgggcgggaggcccctttccgcccgttcagcgggcgggaggcacccatttctctaaatttccccaactggcacccctttttcgaattttttttAATCCCCTTTTTAGAAAAAAACCGCTGATCTTAATCTGTTCGCTGCTTGGGTTGCCTTTGCCCGCCGTTTCCCAATCTTTTTTTCCTTCATTCTTTTTATTTTTAAGTGATATATTTAGATCATTATTGAGTGAAAAGAACACTTACGTGGCAATGCTAGTAAAACACAATTATAGTTTTTTTTATTTCAGTTACGGCCTTAGTAGTACTTGCTTCCCAAAAGAAAAACGTACACCAATGCATCAGCACGCGAAAAACGGCGTAAATCTTCGGATGCTTAACCAAGATGGCATGCCCCGTTCAAAGCCTGAAAAGGGAAACGGAGATGGAGATGCGAAGTAAAAAGGTCGTTTACGGTG from Panicum hallii strain FIL2 chromosome 9, PHallii_v3.1, whole genome shotgun sequence includes:
- the LOC112874203 gene encoding FRIGIDA-like protein 3; the encoded protein is MAAPAMMPTEGLEAAIAELPAKKEALREAFDRLAACSPYPLPFSWEELEAHVSSIHSSISRRFRQLRVLEAARPAHAGKNQEGAKEEEEVEEEEEEVEEVVVEEVEEEEEEEVEEEEEEEEEEVEEEVKEEAKEVVQDANIGNQAKDDNEGGMGEEQDADEEAVATQLSAGQDNEAEGEMQEVDEDVQDDKEEEQDTEEEMVVEQLGRLPPCGRKDLIAACERMDAGMLAQFVICVSGILKKKFLDALHHAPDPAALVLQVVKIFLSSKKFKFAKVWLKCARLIRWLSMASAKPSTDTIKEAMLVAKDWKKMIDRKGSRGELDLLAAWGFLHFLISYDIVSEFHIHEIIRIFAMVHHKNNKKNTVNFCKDLGLTDRITDLIDYLIGNGQHIEAFRMVQAFNLEDTYPLFSLLKGLIEKVKHSSLNLATPKEVKKTLWVARHLAEKELVDSSQRGAIVAQIKYLLGEYAKKRKQINKKRKKEEQESHEGQHGQQLQELNQNKLIQGKQHPLLQQENIAQVTQQQQDAKRPRQATLNLPTPTVPLVPNVAQIQNFGCPPYAAMPGIHSYPAQPGWPGAQGRPSTTSVHGSAILSFPPHPAFCPR